In the Eremothecium cymbalariae DBVPG#7215 chromosome 7, complete sequence genome, one interval contains:
- a CDS encoding uncharacterized protein (no homolog in Ashbya gossypii): MGDSGCKKVRQRRFRVPVVPLAFLCMMRWGRHEGGRWRSLVRDSLEETISRCKNLYFVEDDFAGTVEWAWRLEEETVMICVKALLGSLFHQSRVSDGVTETTDSSVSVKEKLTCSRPWEGPGWDGGSVGWIGYEGSLV, encoded by the coding sequence ATGGGGGATAGTGGTTGTAAGAAGGTTCGTCAAAGGCGTTTTCGAGTGCCTGTAGTGCCCCTAGCGTTTCTCTGCATGATGCGCTGGGGGCGGCATGAGGGGGGACGTTGGCGAAGTTTAGTTCGAGATAGTCTGGAGGAGACGATAAGTAGGTGCAAgaatttatattttgtagAAGACGATTTTGCTGGTACGGTTGAATGGGCGTGGAGGCTCGAAGAAGAAACGGTTATGATATGTGTAAAGGCACTTTTAGGAAGTTTGTTTCACCAGAGCAGGGTTAGCGATGGGGTGACGGAAACGACGGACAGCTCCGTTTCTGTGAAGGAAAAGTTGACATGTAGCCGACCATGGGAAGGGCCTGGGTGGGATGGGGGCAGCGTGGGATGGATCGGTTATGAGGGGAGTTTGGTATAA
- the GFA1 gene encoding glutamine--fructose-6-phosphate transaminase (isomerizing) GFA1 (similar to Ashbya gossypii ABL036C) gives MCGIFGYCNFLVEKSRGEIIETLVEGLQRLEYRGYDSTGIAIDGDEADETFIFKQIGKVLALQKEIDDMQPRRDVRFVSHCGIAHTRWATHGQPRQVNCHPQRSDDGNEFVIVHNGIITNFRELKTLLVNKGYEFESDTDTECIAKLFKHLYHTNLKNGHELDFHELSKQVLLELEGSYGLLCRSSRYPGEVIATRKGSPLLIGVKSERRLKVDFVDVEFPDTNKAAEVPLSSNNGDSNNRHNDHHKANGDGHANLFPLTTGNESGLRHSQSRAFLSEDGVPNPVEFFLSSDAASVIKHTKKVLFLEDDDIAHIYDGELHIHRSRREVGASATRSIQTLEMELAQIMKGPYKHFMQKEIFEQPESTLNTMRGRIDFENNTVMLGGLKSWLPAIRNARRLTMIACGTSYHSCLATRAIFEELSEIPVSIELASDFMDRRCPVFRDDVCIFVSQSGETADTMLALNYCIERGALTVGIVNSVGSSISRVTHCGVHINAGPEIGVASTKAYTSQYIALVMLALSLSDDRVSRIERRKEIIQGLKKIPDQIKEVLQLERQIKQLCENELCNQKSLLLLGRGYQFASALEGALKIKEISYMHSEGVLAGELKHGVLALVDEHLPIIAFGTRDSLFPKVVSSIEQVTARKGRPIIICNENDDVWTKKAASSNLVTLEVPLTVDCLQGLLNIIPLQLTAYWLAVNNGIDVDFPRNLAKSVTVE, from the coding sequence ATGTGTGgtatttttggttattgCAATTTTTTGGTTGAGAAGAGTCGGGGGGAGATCATAGAGACTTTAGTGGAGGGTCTTCAGAGGTTAGAGTATCGTGGGTATGATTCTACTGGTATTGCGATTGATGGGGATGAAGCAGATGAGACGTTTATCTTCAAGCAGATTGGCAAGGTTTTGGCGTTGCAGAAAGAGATTGATGATATGCAGCCGCGGCGGGATGTCAGGTTTGTTTCTCATTGTGGCATAGCGCATACGCGGTGGGCCACGCACGGGCAGCCTAGACAGGTGAACTGTCATCCGCAAAGATCAGATGATGGGAATGAGTTTGTTATTGTGCATAATGGTATAATCACGAATTTCAGGGAGTTGAAGACTCTTCTAGTTAATAAGGGATATGAGTTTGAGTCTGATACGGACACAGAGTGCATTGCAAAGTTGTTTAAGCATTTGTACCATacgaatttgaaaaatgggCATGAGCTTGATTTCCACGAGTTGTCGAAACAGGTGTTGTTGGAGTTGGAGGGGTCGTATGGGTTGCTATGTCGGTCTTCTCGGTATCCCGGGGAGGTGATTGCTACGCGTAAGGGGTCGCCCTTGTTGATAGGTGTTAAGTCTGAGAGGCGGTTGAAGGTGgattttgttgatgttgaGTTTCCTGACACTAATAAGGCGGCAGAAGTGCCATTGTCTTCTAATAATGGTGACAGTAACAATCGTCATAACGATCACCATAAGGCTAATGGGGACGGGCATGCTAATTTGTTCCCGCTTACGACGGGAAATGAATCTGGTTTGAGACATTCGCAATCCAGAGCGTTCCTTTCTGAAGATGGGGTGCCTAACCCAGTGGAGTTCTTTTTGTCTTCTGATGCTGCCTCTGTTATAAAGCACACCAAGAAGGTTTTGTTCTTGGAGGACGATGATATTGCGCACATCTACGATGGTGAGCTACATATCCACAGGTCTAGGAGAGAGGTTGGTGCCTCGGCTACAAGATCCATCCAAACGCTAGAGATGGAATTGGCCCAAATCATGAAGGGCCCATACAAGCATTTTATGCAAAAGGAAATTTTCGAACAACCAGAGTCTACTTTGAACACAATGAGAGGTAGGATCGACTTTGAAAACAATACCGTCATGCTTGGTGGTTTGAAGTCTTGGTTGCCTGCTATTAGGAATGCCCGCCGCTTAACTATGATTGCCTGTGGTACATCCTACCACTCCTGTCTGGCTACTAGAGCGATTTTCGAAGAGCTCTCTGAGATTCCAGTTAGTATTGAGTTGGCTTCCGACTTTATGGATAGACGATGCCCCGTGTTCAGAGACGATGTTTGCATCTTTGTATCCCAATCTGGAGAAACCGCGGACACCATGTTGGCTTTGAACTATTGTATCGAAAGAGGTGCTTTGACCGTCGGTATAGTAAATAGCGTTGGTTCTTCTATTTCTAGAGTCACGCACTGTGGTGTGCATATCAATGCCGGTCCAGAAATTGGCGTTGCATCTACGAAAGCTTACACCTCGCAATATATCGCTTTGGTAATGTTGGCCTTGTCTTTATCTGATGATAGGGTCTCTAGAATAGAAAGGagaaaagaaatcattcagggtttgaagaaaatcCCAGATCAAATTAAAGAAGTGTTACAACTTGAACGCCAAATCAAACAGCTATGTGAAAATGAACTCTGCAACCAAAAATCTTTGTTGCTATTAGGTAGAGGTTACCAATTTGCCTCAGCTTTGGAAGGTGCCCTCAAGATTAAGGAAATTTCCTACATGCATTCCGAAGGTGTCTTAGCAGGCGAGTTAAAACATGGTGTCTTAGCCTTGGTTGATGAACATCTTCCTATCATCGCATTTGGAACTAGAGACTCCTTATTCCCCAAAGTCGTCTCCTCCATCGAGCAAGTTACTGCTAGAAAGGGCCGCCCAATCATCATTTGTAATGAAAACGATGATGTATGGACCAAAAAAGCAGCATCCAGCAACTTGGTAACACTAGAAGTCCCCCTAACCGTAGACTGCCTACAAGGTCTACTAAACATTATACCCTTGCAGCTAACAGCGTACTGGTTAGCCGTTAATAACGGCATTGATGTTGATTTCCCAAGGAATTTGGCCAAATCTGTTACCGTTGAATGA